Proteins from a single region of Candidatus Margulisiibacteriota bacterium:
- the hydG gene encoding [FeFe] hydrogenase H-cluster radical SAM maturase HydG, translating into MVSSMSTFIDETKILDLLEKAKQSTRREAQSVIRKALKLKGLTPAETALLLQCQDWTVTNQLFRAARKVKEEIYGRRLVIFAPLYITNYCVNNCRYCGFSCANKTLERKRLTQPEIAAEVRILEQQGHKRILLEAGEDPQAGIAYLEQAIKTIYATKYKNGEIRRLNVNAPAMSVKDFKRLKKCQIGTYQLFQETYHQETYHKMHLSGPKANYRYHLYAMHRAQEAKIDDVGIGVLFGLYDYKFEVLALLCHALELEKKFGVGPHTISVPRIEPAANMELTLQPPYPVSDQDFKKIVAILRLAVPYTGLILSTRESAKMRNEVIGLGISQISAGSSTVPGGYKKSLGRKKAAGQFSISDNRTLAEVIKDISKLGYSPSFCTACYRLGRVGADFMDMAKPGLIKNFCLPNSLLTFKEYLLDYGDVKAKKLGEKVIKVHLKDIPSSKIREQTIKKLKRLEQGLRDLYF; encoded by the coding sequence ATAGTATCCTCAATGTCCACCTTTATCGACGAAACGAAGATATTAGACCTCCTCGAGAAGGCCAAACAGTCAACCCGGAGGGAAGCCCAGTCGGTCATCCGGAAAGCGCTCAAATTAAAGGGGTTAACCCCGGCTGAAACAGCCCTTCTCCTGCAATGCCAGGACTGGACAGTCACGAACCAGCTTTTTAGGGCCGCCCGAAAGGTCAAAGAGGAGATCTATGGAAGGCGGCTGGTGATCTTTGCCCCGCTCTACATCACTAATTACTGCGTCAATAACTGCCGCTACTGCGGTTTTAGCTGTGCCAATAAAACGCTCGAGCGAAAACGACTGACCCAGCCGGAGATCGCGGCCGAGGTCCGGATCCTGGAACAGCAGGGCCATAAGCGGATCCTGCTGGAAGCGGGCGAAGACCCCCAGGCCGGTATCGCCTATTTAGAACAGGCGATTAAAACCATCTATGCGACTAAATATAAAAACGGCGAGATCAGGCGGCTCAACGTTAACGCCCCGGCTATGTCAGTCAAAGATTTTAAACGGCTGAAGAAGTGCCAGATCGGCACCTACCAGTTGTTCCAGGAGACTTACCATCAAGAGACGTATCACAAAATGCATCTCTCCGGCCCCAAGGCTAACTATCGCTATCATTTATACGCCATGCACCGGGCACAGGAGGCTAAGATCGATGATGTCGGGATCGGCGTCCTCTTCGGCCTATACGATTATAAATTCGAGGTCTTGGCGCTCCTCTGCCACGCGCTGGAACTGGAGAAAAAGTTCGGGGTCGGTCCGCACACCATTTCGGTCCCCCGGATCGAGCCGGCCGCGAACATGGAGCTGACCCTACAACCGCCCTACCCGGTCTCGGACCAAGACTTCAAAAAGATCGTCGCTATTTTACGGCTGGCTGTCCCCTACACCGGTCTGATCCTCTCCACCCGCGAATCAGCCAAGATGAGGAACGAAGTGATTGGCCTCGGCATCTCGCAGATCAGCGCCGGTTCTTCCACCGTCCCCGGCGGCTATAAAAAGTCGCTCGGGCGGAAAAAAGCCGCCGGCCAATTCTCGATCAGCGACAACCGGACGCTGGCCGAAGTGATCAAGGATATCTCCAAGCTCGGTTACAGCCCGAGCTTCTGCACCGCCTGCTATCGTCTCGGGCGGGTCGGCGCAGATTTTATGGATATGGCCAAGCCCGGGTTAATTAAAAACTTCTGCTTGCCTAATTCCCTGCTGACATTTAAAGAATACTTGCTGGATTACGGTGACGTGAA
- a CDS encoding response regulator yields MAEILIIEDERDIVETLEYNLKKEGYRVAKAYDGISGLKMAESKIPSLILLDLMLPGLSGLDICRKLKKDDRTAGIPIIMLTAKGTETDKVVGLEVGADDYLTKPFSIKELIARIKVILRRYEKKPAAASVALKLKDLEIDTERHEVKANGKLVELTAKEFQLLFYLASNPGHVYSREQLLDTVWGIEVAIETRTVDVHVRRLREKLGRAGKHIVTLRGVGYKFS; encoded by the coding sequence ATGGCGGAAATCCTTATCATCGAGGATGAACGCGATATCGTCGAAACCCTGGAATATAACCTCAAAAAAGAAGGTTATCGGGTCGCCAAGGCCTACGACGGTATCAGCGGCTTGAAAATGGCCGAGAGTAAAATACCTTCACTTATCCTTCTCGACCTGATGCTCCCCGGTTTAAGCGGCCTCGATATTTGCCGTAAACTTAAAAAAGACGACCGGACCGCCGGCATCCCGATAATCATGCTGACCGCCAAGGGGACCGAGACCGATAAAGTGGTCGGCCTCGAGGTCGGCGCCGACGATTACCTGACCAAGCCGTTCAGCATCAAAGAGCTGATCGCCCGGATCAAGGTGATCCTTCGCCGTTACGAGAAAAAACCGGCAGCCGCCTCGGTGGCGCTTAAACTCAAGGACCTGGAGATCGATACCGAACGGCATGAGGTCAAGGCCAACGGCAAACTGGTCGAATTGACCGCTAAAGAATTCCAACTTCTCTTTTATCTGGCCAGCAATCCGGGCCATGTCTATTCCCGGGAACAGTTGCTGGACACGGTTTGGGGGATCGAAGTGGCGATCGAAACCCGGACCGTCGACGTCCATGTCCGGCGCCTGCGAGAGAAGCTTGGCCGGGCGGGCAAGCATATCGTGACCCTGCGCGGGGTCGGGTATAAATTCTCATGA
- a CDS encoding ATP-binding protein, translating into MRIFRKLRSFRVIIFAAFLLMALVSIISILIFKRTPILALAIPIITALGLSTWLVREFAVPLARLTRTARKIAAGEFPQRIVHKAHFEIGKLEDSVEKMSFELDKMFYRLSTEKGRLAALLGNMAEAVIAVNRDAQIILVNPTAETLFSVLQPEAKGLTVRESIRNNEIADLFEELLRKGTMVEREIAIVSPIQASFAASGSPIKDSLGTTIGAVCVLHDITELKKLENYRTEFVANVSHELKTPLTAIRNYVETLLGGAINDPAHNIEFLQKIEKHTLNLSALIDDILEISRLESKRETNAFAPLDLVPLFHRAIETVAGKAEKKGVELVANCPAEPLIILGIEDHLYRAFLNLLDNAINYTDAGGKVTVSCQPSANNIEVSVQDTGIGIPAEKLSRIFERFFRVDQARSRDLGGTGLGLAIVKHVMSLHNGSVAVTSEENKGSKFTLIFPRQ; encoded by the coding sequence ATGAGGATATTCCGCAAACTGCGCAGTTTCCGCGTCATCATCTTTGCCGCTTTTCTGTTGATGGCCCTGGTCAGCATCATTTCCATCCTGATCTTTAAGCGGACCCCGATCCTGGCGTTGGCCATCCCGATCATTACGGCGCTCGGCTTGAGCACCTGGCTGGTGCGCGAGTTTGCCGTGCCGCTGGCCCGCCTTACCCGGACGGCGCGCAAGATTGCCGCTGGTGAGTTCCCGCAGCGGATCGTGCACAAAGCGCATTTTGAGATCGGTAAGCTCGAGGACTCTGTCGAGAAAATGAGTTTCGAGCTGGACAAGATGTTCTATCGGCTGTCGACCGAGAAAGGGCGGCTGGCCGCTCTGCTCGGGAATATGGCCGAGGCGGTCATCGCCGTTAACCGTGACGCGCAGATCATTCTGGTTAACCCGACCGCGGAAACGCTCTTCAGCGTCCTGCAGCCGGAAGCCAAAGGGCTGACGGTGCGGGAGAGTATCCGCAATAACGAGATCGCCGATCTCTTTGAGGAACTGCTGCGGAAGGGGACGATGGTCGAGCGGGAGATCGCCATCGTTTCACCGATCCAGGCGAGCTTTGCCGCCAGCGGCAGTCCGATCAAGGACAGTCTTGGAACGACGATCGGGGCGGTCTGCGTCCTGCACGACATTACCGAGCTGAAAAAACTGGAAAATTACCGGACAGAATTCGTGGCCAATGTTTCGCATGAGCTGAAAACGCCGCTGACCGCTATCCGCAACTACGTTGAGACCCTCCTCGGCGGGGCGATCAACGATCCGGCGCACAATATAGAATTCCTCCAGAAGATCGAGAAGCATACTCTCAACCTTTCGGCCCTGATCGATGATATCCTGGAAATATCGCGGCTAGAGTCGAAGCGTGAAACCAACGCCTTCGCTCCTCTCGACCTGGTCCCGCTTTTCCACCGGGCGATCGAGACCGTCGCGGGGAAGGCGGAAAAAAAAGGGGTAGAGCTGGTCGCCAATTGCCCGGCCGAACCGTTAATCATCTTGGGGATAGAGGACCATCTCTACCGCGCCTTTCTTAACCTGCTTGATAATGCGATCAATTATACCGACGCCGGCGGCAAAGTGACCGTTAGTTGCCAGCCGTCAGCCAACAACATTGAGGTTTCGGTGCAGGATACGGGGATCGGGATCCCGGCCGAAAAACTGTCGCGGATCTTTGAGCGGTTCTTCCGCGTTGACCAGGCGAGGTCAAGGGACCTGGGCGGGACCGGGCTTGGTCTGGCGATCGTCAAGCATGTCATGAGCTTACATAATGGTTCAGTTGCGGTGACCAGCGAAGAAAACAAAGGCTCCAAGTTCACCCTCATTTTTCCCCGGCAGTAA
- a CDS encoding DUF2490 domain-containing protein produces MVKRLTVMFLLLALSGLVLTARSEVEFWSTDTAQLTQWGVNVIPEIRVKNNLSDLYYFQTYIGPVWELNKNLKLNVYYGLKYQKSGSDWKQSNLGYLDLAYSFKPFSNRFRFEVDLTNAVVKYRNQLQLKVNGYYLADEFFYNVSGAFADENRLSAGYTFKALGQTEFNLGYLWRAQRKMVGQAWANSAAAILNTGLKI; encoded by the coding sequence ATGGTAAAAAGATTGACGGTCATGTTCCTGCTCCTGGCTTTATCCGGCCTAGTCTTGACTGCCCGGTCCGAGGTGGAATTCTGGTCGACCGATACCGCCCAGTTGACGCAATGGGGGGTGAATGTGATCCCAGAGATCAGGGTCAAGAATAACTTGTCGGACCTTTATTACTTTCAAACCTACATCGGTCCGGTTTGGGAGCTGAATAAGAACTTAAAGCTGAATGTTTATTATGGCCTAAAATATCAGAAGAGCGGCAGTGATTGGAAACAAAGCAATCTTGGTTATCTGGACCTCGCTTATTCGTTCAAGCCATTCAGCAATCGCTTTCGTTTCGAAGTAGATCTGACCAACGCAGTTGTTAAATACCGGAACCAGCTGCAGCTTAAGGTCAACGGGTACTATTTAGCCGATGAGTTCTTTTATAATGTGAGCGGGGCTTTCGCGGATGAAAACCGCCTGTCGGCCGGTTATACGTTCAAGGCCTTGGGGCAAACCGAGTTTAACCTCGGCTATCTCTGGCGCGCGCAACGGAAAATGGTCGGTCAGGCCTGGGCCAATAGCGCGGCGGCGATCCTAAACACCGGCCTGAAGATTTAA
- a CDS encoding phosphate ABC transporter substrate-binding protein, with protein sequence MFKKTTLVVSCLLLVVSLFGCGGGKKALQIKGSDTMVNLGQAWSEEFMKLNPTVSIAITGGGSGTGIASLLGGTTDIAQSSRNMEPKEVLQAEKKGVEPKEIHVANDGIVVAVNPANPVSKLTIKQLSDIFTGKIANWKELGGADKKIVALSRERNSGTHVFFLEHVVKLGEKKNPNEFEPSVLMMPSSQAIIEEINSNPAAIGYIGLGYLTKKEKPLAIAKAAGAPYVLPTIRTVTAKQYPVSRSLLFYTNGAPSGEVKAFVDYVLGKAGQAIVLKMDFVPLK encoded by the coding sequence ATGTTCAAAAAAACCACTTTAGTTGTCAGTTGTTTGTTGTTAGTTGTCAGTTTATTTGGCTGCGGCGGAGGCAAGAAGGCACTCCAGATCAAAGGGTCCGATACGATGGTCAACCTGGGTCAGGCCTGGTCTGAGGAATTTATGAAATTGAATCCGACTGTTTCGATCGCGATCACCGGGGGCGGGTCTGGGACCGGGATCGCTTCGCTGCTCGGCGGAACGACTGATATCGCCCAATCATCGCGCAATATGGAGCCGAAAGAGGTCCTGCAGGCGGAGAAAAAAGGGGTCGAACCAAAGGAGATCCACGTGGCCAATGATGGGATCGTGGTGGCGGTCAACCCGGCTAACCCGGTCAGCAAGCTGACGATCAAACAGCTCTCTGATATTTTCACCGGTAAGATTGCGAACTGGAAAGAACTGGGCGGGGCTGACAAGAAGATCGTCGCCCTTTCCCGGGAACGGAACTCCGGGACTCACGTCTTTTTCCTGGAACATGTCGTTAAGTTGGGCGAGAAGAAAAATCCCAATGAATTTGAGCCGTCGGTCCTGATGATGCCTTCTTCCCAGGCGATCATCGAAGAGATCAACTCCAACCCGGCGGCGATCGGCTATATCGGCCTTGGTTATCTGACCAAAAAAGAGAAGCCGCTGGCGATTGCCAAAGCCGCCGGCGCGCCTTACGTCCTGCCAACGATCCGGACCGTCACCGCGAAACAATATCCGGTCTCCCGCTCGCTCCTCTTTTACACTAATGGGGCGCCGAGCGGCGAAGTGAAAGCTTTCGTGGATTATGTTTTAGGCAAAGCCGGTCAGGCCATAGTCTTGAAAATGGATTTTGTGCCGTTAAAATAA
- the pstC gene encoding phosphate ABC transporter permease subunit PstC: MRRPFDFIIEKLVFLSGFASIVFVILIFIFLLKEGLSLFGQVSVRSFLFGVNWYPISDPPQFGIVPLVLGSLFVTLGAIVIAVPLGLAAAVYIAEVAPKWFANILKTGIELLAAIPSIVLGFIGIVTLAPFLKQLFNLSSGLTALAGSIMLAFMALPTIVSIIEDSIVSIPKSYKEGSLALGATRWQTIYRVTIPAASAGIMAAIMLGIGRVIGETMAVLMITGNAAILPTSFLQPVRTLTATIAAEMGEAVAGSEHYYALFAIGIILFVISFIINLLADLFLHRSRKVRKRVTRNG, translated from the coding sequence ATGAGACGACCTTTTGATTTTATAATTGAGAAGCTGGTTTTCCTTTCGGGGTTCGCCTCGATCGTCTTTGTTATCCTGATCTTTATCTTTTTGCTGAAAGAAGGTTTGTCGCTCTTTGGCCAGGTCAGCGTCCGCTCTTTCCTGTTTGGGGTCAACTGGTATCCGATCTCCGACCCGCCGCAATTTGGCATTGTGCCGCTGGTCTTGGGATCCCTTTTTGTTACGCTGGGAGCGATCGTCATCGCCGTGCCGCTCGGTCTGGCCGCGGCGGTTTATATCGCTGAAGTCGCGCCCAAGTGGTTCGCCAATATCCTGAAGACCGGGATCGAACTGCTGGCGGCGATCCCGAGCATCGTTCTCGGTTTTATCGGCATCGTGACGTTGGCGCCGTTCCTGAAACAGCTTTTTAATCTGTCCAGCGGCCTGACCGCGCTGGCCGGTTCGATCATGCTCGCTTTTATGGCCCTGCCGACGATCGTTTCGATCATCGAAGATTCCATTGTTTCCATACCTAAAAGTTATAAGGAAGGCTCGCTGGCGTTGGGGGCGACCCGCTGGCAAACCATTTATCGGGTCACGATCCCGGCGGCCTCGGCGGGGATAATGGCGGCGATCATGTTGGGGATCGGCCGGGTGATCGGGGAGACTATGGCGGTCTTGATGATCACCGGCAACGCCGCGATCCTCCCGACCAGCTTTCTCCAGCCGGTCCGGACCCTGACCGCCACCATTGCCGCGGAGATGGGGGAGGCGGTCGCTGGCAGCGAACATTACTACGCTTTGTTCGCTATTGGGATCATCCTTTTTGTGATCAGCTTTATCATTAACCTGCTGGCCGACCTCTTTCTTCACCGGAGCAGGAAAGTTAGGAAACGAGTAACGCGTAATGGGTAG
- the pstA gene encoding phosphate ABC transporter permease PstA encodes MNPQLKEKIAFGVLQLLTMFVILPVVLIFMLVLFRGLPGLSWEFLTQMPSSGMRAGGIFPAIVGTIYLTVGTALFSIPLGILAAIYLNEYAQRNWLTRLIELAIINLAGVPSIVYGLFGLGLFVTFLNFGASILAGSLTLAIMTLPVIITATREALGCVPRSFREVSFSLGATRWQTVRHVVLPNAIPGIITGAILGLSRAAGETAPILFTVAAFYLPRLPRSVYDQAMVLPYHIYVLSTQVPNVSVKVQYGTVLVLVGMVFIMNILASWLRAVFRKRKTW; translated from the coding sequence ATGAACCCACAACTAAAAGAAAAGATCGCTTTTGGGGTTTTGCAGCTACTGACCATGTTTGTGATCTTGCCGGTCGTCCTGATCTTTATGCTGGTCCTGTTTAGGGGACTGCCCGGGCTATCCTGGGAATTCCTGACCCAGATGCCTAGTTCCGGAATGAGAGCGGGCGGAATATTTCCCGCTATCGTTGGCACGATCTATCTTACGGTTGGCACCGCTTTGTTTTCCATCCCGCTGGGCATCCTGGCGGCGATCTATCTTAATGAATACGCCCAGCGCAACTGGCTGACCCGGCTGATCGAGCTGGCGATCATCAATCTGGCTGGTGTTCCGTCGATCGTCTATGGTTTATTCGGCCTCGGCCTGTTCGTCACCTTCCTGAACTTTGGCGCGTCGATCCTGGCCGGCTCGTTGACCTTGGCGATCATGACCTTGCCGGTTATTATTACGGCCACGCGCGAAGCCTTGGGCTGCGTGCCGCGCTCGTTCCGGGAAGTCAGCTTCTCACTTGGCGCGACCCGCTGGCAGACCGTTCGACACGTCGTCCTGCCTAACGCGATCCCGGGAATAATTACCGGAGCAATCCTCGGGCTTTCCCGGGCGGCCGGCGAAACCGCGCCGATCCTCTTTACGGTCGCGGCGTTCTATCTGCCTCGCTTACCTCGTTCGGTCTACGACCAGGCGATGGTCCTTCCTTACCACATATATGTCCTTTCGACCCAGGTCCCTAATGTCAGCGTCAAGGTCCAATATGGCACCGTGCTCGTCCTGGTTGGCATGGTCTTTATCATGAATATTTTAGCTTCATGGCTAAGAGCGGTCTTCCGCAAGAGGAAAACATGGTAG
- the pstB gene encoding phosphate ABC transporter ATP-binding protein PstB → MKLQNKIQITNLNVWYEKNHAVKDLTLDVQEHEILGVIGPSNSGKTSFLKTLNRLNELYPGTTTTGEVLLDGQSIFTAIDKHFLRKRVGVVFALPLPLPLSIFDNVAYGPRLHGVKSKEKLAEIVEASLQAAAIWDEVKDRLSTNAFKLSGGQQQRLCIARTLAVEPEVILYDEPCSGLDPISTLKIEEAMQQLKQKYTQVLVTNNVKQAARASDRTAFFLMGELIEIGETKQIFTVPKNKRTEDYITGRFG, encoded by the coding sequence ATCAAACTTCAAAACAAAATTCAAATCACAAATCTCAATGTGTGGTATGAGAAAAATCATGCCGTAAAAGACTTAACTTTGGATGTCCAGGAGCATGAGATACTAGGCGTGATCGGGCCGTCGAACAGCGGGAAAACCTCGTTTTTGAAAACCTTGAACCGGCTGAACGAGCTTTATCCCGGGACCACGACGACCGGCGAGGTCTTGCTGGACGGCCAAAGTATCTTTACGGCGATCGACAAGCACTTCCTCCGGAAAAGGGTAGGGGTTGTCTTCGCTCTGCCGCTCCCTCTCCCCCTGTCCATCTTTGACAATGTCGCCTACGGCCCGCGTTTGCACGGGGTTAAGAGCAAGGAGAAGTTAGCCGAGATCGTGGAGGCTTCACTCCAGGCGGCGGCGATCTGGGATGAGGTCAAGGACCGGTTGAGCACCAACGCCTTTAAGCTATCCGGGGGGCAACAGCAAAGGTTATGCATTGCCCGGACCCTGGCGGTCGAGCCCGAAGTTATCCTGTATGATGAGCCGTGCTCCGGGCTCGACCCGATCTCGACATTAAAGATCGAAGAGGCGATGCAACAATTAAAGCAAAAATACACCCAGGTGCTGGTGACCAATAACGTCAAGCAGGCGGCGCGCGCGTCCGACCGGACAGCGTTCTTTTTAATGGGCGAACTGATCGAGATCGGCGAAACTAAACAGATCTTCACGGTGCCGAAGAATAAACGGACCGAGGATTATATAACAGGGAGGTTCGGCTAA
- the pstB gene encoding phosphate ABC transporter ATP-binding protein PstB — translation MPVIIETNKLNLWYGTFQALINVNLEVLPNKITGLIGPSGCGKSTLLRVFNRMNDLIDGVKTTGSVLVAGEEILKAETDLIRLRKKVGMVFQRPNPFPLSIFDNVTYGLKVHGVKSREKLDEAVVKSLGAVLLFEELKDKLGANALTLSLEQQQRLCIARLLAVVPEVLLMDEPCSALDPLATQRIEELMLELKKQYTIIIVTHNMQQAARISDDCGYMLLGELVEFGETGRIFTNPKDKRTEDYITGRFG, via the coding sequence ATGCCCGTGATCATCGAAACAAATAAACTGAACCTATGGTACGGGACTTTCCAGGCGTTAATCAACGTCAACCTGGAAGTGTTACCGAATAAGATCACCGGGCTGATCGGGCCGTCGGGTTGCGGCAAGTCGACCCTGCTCCGTGTCTTTAACCGGATGAACGACCTGATCGACGGGGTCAAGACGACCGGGAGCGTCCTGGTGGCCGGCGAGGAGATACTCAAGGCAGAGACCGACCTGATCCGGCTGCGCAAGAAAGTGGGCATGGTCTTTCAGCGGCCGAACCCGTTCCCGCTTTCGATCTTTGACAATGTCACCTACGGGCTCAAGGTCCACGGGGTCAAGTCGCGGGAGAAGCTGGACGAAGCAGTGGTCAAAAGTCTGGGGGCTGTCCTCCTGTTCGAGGAATTAAAGGACAAGCTGGGCGCCAACGCCCTGACTCTGTCGCTCGAGCAGCAGCAGCGGCTTTGCATCGCCCGGCTCCTGGCGGTGGTGCCGGAGGTTTTGCTGATGGACGAGCCGTGTTCAGCGCTCGACCCGCTGGCCACGCAGCGCATCGAAGAATTGATGCTTGAATTAAAAAAGCAGTATACTATCATTATTGTGACGCACAACATGCAGCAGGCGGCGCGCATTTCCGACGATTGCGGCTACATGCTGCTCGGCGAACTGGTCGAGTTCGGCGAGACCGGCCGGATCTTCACTAATCCGAAAGATAAACGGACCGAAGACTATATTACAGGGAGGTTTGGCTAA
- the phoU gene encoding phosphate signaling complex protein PhoU, producing MTDGREHFQKELARLNDLILRMGAMVEESIVNSVESLKKMDTALAEKVVKNDDAIDRVELETDDLCLELLATQQPMANDLRFITTGMRIGSDLERIGDLAVDIAQWTIEMSGQPLLKPLVDIPKMAELASRMVRRALDAFVKRDPKVIGELWQDEEQADRYRDMVYDELVELMQHDPKNASRALPLIIISRHLERMSDHATNIGEDVVYMVEGKVIKHRPDKLLKRV from the coding sequence ATGACAGATGGAAGAGAACATTTCCAAAAGGAGCTGGCCCGGTTGAACGACCTCATTTTAAGAATGGGGGCGATGGTCGAAGAGAGCATCGTCAATTCGGTCGAGTCATTGAAAAAAATGGATACCGCGCTGGCCGAGAAGGTGGTCAAGAACGATGACGCGATCGACCGGGTGGAACTGGAGACGGACGACCTGTGCCTCGAACTGCTGGCGACGCAGCAGCCGATGGCGAACGACCTCCGTTTCATCACGACCGGCATGCGGATCGGCTCGGACCTGGAGCGGATCGGTGACCTGGCGGTCGATATCGCCCAATGGACGATCGAAATGTCCGGCCAACCGCTGCTTAAGCCGCTGGTCGACATCCCGAAAATGGCCGAACTGGCCAGCCGGATGGTCCGCCGGGCGCTCGATGCCTTCGTCAAGCGCGATCCCAAGGTGATCGGCGAGCTTTGGCAGGACGAGGAACAGGCCGACCGTTATCGTGATATGGTCTACGACGAGTTGGTCGAACTTATGCAGCATGATCCGAAGAACGCCTCGCGCGCCCTGCCGCTGATCATCATCTCGCGGCACCTGGAGCGGATGTCCGACCACGCCACCAACATCGGCGAGGATGTCGTCTATATGGTCGAGGGGAAAGTGATCAAGCACCGTCCGGATAAATTACTCAAGCGCGTTTAA
- a CDS encoding ferredoxin codes for MVSVDNELCIGCGVCVDMCPEVFTMTAEGKAQAIKEACEEHSMEEVATACPVEAINL; via the coding sequence ATGGTTTCTGTTGACAACGAATTATGCATCGGTTGCGGCGTCTGCGTTGATATGTGCCCGGAGGTCTTCACCATGACCGCCGAAGGGAAAGCCCAAGCGATCAAGGAAGCTTGCGAAGAGCACAGCATGGAAGAGGTCGCCACAGCTTGCCCGGTCGAAGCGATCAACCTGTAA
- a CDS encoding MFS transporter produces the protein MIKKLAYSCGALAAAISYQSFATYVIFYYVDVLKLPVYLAGLGMLIFAFWNAVNDPLFGYLSDSTRSRWGRRIPYLAVGAVPFGLAFSALWWAPFTGLGQVNLLFAYFLAAICLFDGLYSLTVINWSALFPEMFRTLAERAQVNAYRQSIGLVGLLIGIAVPPLIYSVYGWGVMGLVFGVIIVLAILTALAGSFERPEEIVAKPLGLWTALKATLQDRSFLTFVSANLFVQYSFTLILATLPFFAKYVLQADPGGVTSILAAAFLTAIPMLFVWRFLTARWGAKYCFMASMLLLALALLPLFFLTTVGQAVIAAYFIGGALAGFVLIADLLISDIIDEDAARTGTRRSGIFFGMNAFITRFAIALETFSLSTIFILSGYSPYIYTQPKSFAVGLRWLLAGCPSLALLLAFVIMIWYPLTTKRLVVIKEGGK, from the coding sequence TTGATCAAAAAACTCGCCTATAGCTGCGGCGCGCTGGCGGCCGCCATCTCCTACCAGAGCTTTGCCACGTACGTCATTTTTTATTACGTAGATGTTCTGAAACTGCCGGTCTATCTGGCCGGGCTAGGGATGCTCATTTTCGCTTTTTGGAACGCGGTCAACGATCCGTTGTTCGGTTATCTCTCCGACTCGACCCGGAGCCGCTGGGGGCGGCGGATCCCATATTTGGCGGTTGGGGCGGTCCCTTTCGGCCTGGCTTTTAGCGCTCTCTGGTGGGCCCCGTTCACCGGCCTTGGCCAGGTCAATCTGCTTTTTGCCTATTTCCTGGCCGCGATCTGCCTTTTCGACGGCCTCTATTCCCTGACCGTTATCAACTGGTCGGCGCTCTTCCCGGAAATGTTCCGGACCCTGGCCGAGCGGGCGCAGGTCAATGCCTACCGCCAATCTATCGGCTTAGTCGGCTTGCTCATCGGGATCGCTGTTCCCCCCCTCATCTACAGTGTTTACGGTTGGGGGGTAATGGGGTTGGTCTTTGGCGTGATCATTGTTTTGGCGATCCTGACCGCGTTAGCCGGCAGTTTCGAGCGGCCGGAGGAGATCGTGGCCAAACCGCTTGGGCTCTGGACCGCTTTGAAGGCGACCCTCCAGGACCGTTCCTTCCTGACCTTTGTTTCGGCCAACCTTTTTGTCCAGTATAGTTTCACCCTGATCCTGGCGACCCTGCCGTTCTTTGCCAAATATGTCCTGCAAGCCGATCCGGGAGGGGTGACGTCGATTTTGGCGGCCGCCTTCCTGACCGCCATCCCGATGCTTTTCGTCTGGCGCTTCCTGACCGCCCGCTGGGGGGCCAAATATTGCTTTATGGCCTCCATGCTCTTGCTGGCGCTCGCCTTGCTCCCGCTCTTTTTTCTGACCACAGTCGGCCAGGCGGTGATCGCGGCCTACTTTATCGGCGGCGCGCTGGCCGGTTTTGTCCTGATCGCCGATCTGCTCATCTCCGATATCATTGACGAAGATGCCGCCCGGACCGGGACGCGGCGCTCCGGTATCTTCTTCGGGATGAACGCTTTTATCACCCGTTTTGCCATTGCCCTGGAGACGTTCAGCCTAAGCACTATCTTTATCCTGAGCGGCTACAGCCCGTACATCTATACCCAGCCGAAGAGTTTTGCCGTCGGTTTGCGCTGGCTATTGGCCGGGTGTCCCAGCTTGGCCTTACTGCTCGCATTTGTTATAATGATCTGGTATCCCCTGACCACTAAACGGTTGGTGGTGATCAAAGAGGGAGGGAAATAA
- a CDS encoding 4Fe-4S binding protein — translation MAAGQKAVVDASTCTGCGICVDVCPNQALEVVDGVAKLVKPEACDGSGGCVDACPVQAITLK, via the coding sequence ATGGCAGCTGGACAAAAAGCGGTAGTTGATGCTTCGACCTGCACCGGATGCGGCATCTGCGTTGATGTTTGCCCGAATCAGGCGCTCGAGGTTGTGGACGGCGTGGCGAAACTGGTGAAACCGGAAGCGTGCGACGGCAGCGGCGGATGCGTGGATGCGTGTCCCGTTCAGGCGATCACGCTGAAATAG